Proteins from a single region of Desulfovibrio sp.:
- a CDS encoding outer membrane homotrimeric porin, with protein sequence MRTLGKKLFCLLFCGVSILLPIRGNAVDFKVKGAFDISFQTSNVMPLGVSGKDTFQALQRLRSQFDAIASEDLSGSLILTVGTNGQSWGTAKDGAALGSDGNNIVGLRSAYIDWRVPKTEAKVRMGIQPLLLPGFVTDWSAVYGQITAGVTVSAPVYQNNGTSVGATFFWGRPYNDNSQNTQNGRLEANYLDNLDVFALVLPIKAEGLKISPWGMYALIGENSLRGINDNTSQREPAIYAPRGGLMPILGSGMNYYQAFEKTYRNANNTWGNGWWGGLTVNLTQWEPWDIALEGTYGRVDMGELKDYTQFDPNGRGKTFQLVREGWYAAMRADYKFSWGTPGVLAWYGGGDDDNPYNGSERLPVFNTPWPVTPLGFGGGFFDLDTWKVLGHNPSGMMGVVGSIKDVSFINDLKHTLKFAYFHGTNSSEMPKKANMTSYPTRADGPMAYLTTTDHAWETSLSSTYKIYENLQVNLEGAFVKLYLDPDTWHGVQDSQYEDNWRVSLTFRYTF encoded by the coding sequence ATGAGAACTTTGGGCAAAAAGTTGTTTTGCTTGCTGTTCTGCGGCGTATCCATTCTGCTTCCCATCCGGGGTAACGCCGTGGACTTTAAGGTCAAGGGGGCCTTTGACATCAGCTTTCAAACATCCAATGTCATGCCGCTGGGGGTGAGTGGCAAAGACACGTTTCAGGCATTGCAGCGTCTGCGGTCGCAGTTTGACGCTATTGCCAGCGAAGATCTTTCTGGCAGTCTGATTCTTACTGTTGGTACAAACGGGCAGTCCTGGGGCACCGCCAAGGACGGAGCAGCCCTTGGCAGTGACGGCAACAATATAGTAGGGCTTCGTTCCGCCTACATTGACTGGCGTGTGCCCAAAACCGAAGCCAAGGTGCGCATGGGCATACAGCCCCTTCTGCTGCCCGGTTTCGTGACTGACTGGAGTGCCGTGTACGGACAGATTACAGCGGGTGTTACAGTCAGCGCCCCTGTATATCAAAACAACGGGACGAGCGTGGGGGCCACGTTTTTTTGGGGACGCCCGTATAATGACAACTCCCAGAATACCCAGAACGGACGTTTGGAAGCAAACTACCTGGACAATCTGGATGTTTTCGCCCTCGTTCTGCCCATCAAGGCTGAGGGGCTAAAGATTTCGCCCTGGGGCATGTACGCCCTTATTGGTGAAAACAGCCTGCGGGGCATAAACGACAACACTTCACAGCGCGAACCCGCCATTTATGCGCCGCGCGGCGGCCTCATGCCCATACTCGGCAGCGGCATGAACTATTACCAGGCGTTTGAAAAAACGTACCGCAATGCCAACAATACCTGGGGCAACGGCTGGTGGGGTGGTCTGACGGTCAACCTGACCCAGTGGGAACCGTGGGATATTGCCCTTGAAGGCACCTATGGCCGTGTAGATATGGGTGAACTCAAGGATTATACCCAGTTTGATCCCAACGGGCGGGGCAAAACCTTTCAGCTTGTGCGCGAGGGCTGGTATGCGGCCATGCGCGCGGACTACAAATTCAGCTGGGGCACGCCCGGAGTGCTGGCCTGGTATGGTGGCGGCGATGACGACAACCCCTATAACGGTTCTGAGCGTCTGCCTGTTTTCAACACGCCGTGGCCGGTAACGCCGCTGGGCTTTGGCGGAGGCTTTTTTGACCTGGATACCTGGAAGGTGCTTGGGCACAACCCCAGCGGCATGATGGGCGTTGTAGGCAGCATCAAGGACGTGAGCTTTATTAATGATCTGAAGCACACGCTCAAGTTCGCCTATTTTCACGGCACCAACAGCTCGGAAATGCCGAAAAAAGCCAACATGACCTCGTATCCCACACGCGCGGACGGACCCATGGCCTATCTTACCACTACCGACCATGCGTGGGAAACAAGCCTTTCCAGCACTTACAAAATCTATGAAAACCTTCAGGTCAACCTTGAAGGCGCCTTTGTCAAACTGTATCTGGATCCTGACACCTGGCACGGTGTACAGGATTCACAGTACGAGGACAACTGGCGGGTATCTTTGACATTCCGCTACACGTTTTAA
- a CDS encoding MFS transporter: MPGQERISNNYFDGLQVTGRHKAVFFIIMVAYFCEQMDNWNFGFIAPALMQHWGLTMRDIGTVTFWYFAAMTCGGFVGGFISDLIGRRKTFLIAITLFSTASIINGMTDDFHVFVASRALTGFGVFCLMVCSQAYIAEMAPAESRGKWQNLVAGVGFCAVPVIGMLCRAIIPLHEEAWRYIFYLGGMGYIALFIAWKYLDESPRWLVSRGRIKEAEAVMLDLTHMNIDLSEAASKGSTHKPPLREVLLGMISQKYVKRTLVILVLVLCTNPATFVVTNWTATLLKAHGFTLEECLMATTLISIGVPLGLFASSAFTDMGGRKIPLVIMLVVMSVLAPIFGNVSSYWVVVGVGALLTAFVMGLGFTIFSYTAESYPTHLRNTATGFHSSIGRLAVAFSQPLIPVVYAAYSFDGVFYIFSALCVVPAIVLALWGARTGGKSLEDIA; the protein is encoded by the coding sequence ATGCCAGGCCAAGAGAGAATCAGCAATAACTACTTCGACGGACTTCAAGTCACAGGGCGCCACAAAGCCGTTTTTTTCATCATTATGGTGGCGTATTTTTGCGAACAGATGGACAACTGGAACTTCGGGTTCATTGCCCCGGCCCTGATGCAACACTGGGGGCTGACCATGCGCGATATAGGCACGGTCACCTTCTGGTATTTTGCAGCCATGACATGCGGCGGTTTTGTGGGCGGGTTCATATCCGATCTTATTGGCCGTCGTAAAACATTTCTTATTGCCATCACCCTGTTTTCTACAGCGTCCATCATCAACGGCATGACGGACGACTTCCATGTCTTTGTGGCCTCACGCGCCCTGACAGGCTTCGGCGTCTTTTGCCTGATGGTTTGTTCACAAGCCTATATTGCAGAAATGGCACCGGCAGAAAGCCGGGGGAAATGGCAAAACCTTGTGGCAGGGGTGGGATTTTGCGCCGTGCCCGTCATCGGCATGCTCTGCAGGGCCATCATCCCTCTGCATGAAGAAGCATGGCGCTACATTTTCTATCTTGGCGGCATGGGGTACATTGCCCTGTTTATTGCCTGGAAGTACCTGGACGAATCCCCCCGCTGGCTGGTGAGCCGTGGCCGCATCAAGGAAGCGGAAGCCGTCATGCTTGACCTGACGCACATGAATATTGATCTTTCAGAGGCTGCCAGCAAAGGCTCCACCCACAAACCGCCACTGCGTGAAGTGCTGCTGGGCATGATCAGCCAGAAATACGTTAAACGCACGCTGGTCATTCTTGTGCTGGTGCTCTGCACCAACCCCGCCACCTTTGTGGTTACCAACTGGACGGCCACGCTGCTCAAAGCGCACGGCTTTACCCTTGAAGAATGCCTGATGGCCACCACGCTCATTTCAATCGGCGTGCCTCTGGGCCTTTTCGCTTCCAGCGCCTTTACCGATATGGGCGGGCGTAAGATACCCCTGGTCATCATGCTGGTTGTCATGTCGGTGCTGGCGCCCATATTCGGCAATGTCAGTTCCTACTGGGTCGTTGTTGGCGTAGGCGCGCTGCTTACGGCCTTTGTCATGGGCCTGGGATTCACCATTTTTTCGTACACGGCAGAATCCTACCCCACGCACCTGCGCAACACGGCTACCGGCTTTCATTCTTCCATAGGCCGTCTTGCGGTAGCTTTTTCACAACCTCTCATTCCTGTAGTGTACGCTGCATACAGCTTTGACGGTGTATTCTATATTTTCAGCGCACTCTGCGTAGTGCCCGCCATTGTGCTTGCCCTGTGGGGCGCGCGCACCGGAGGCAAGTCGCTGGAAGACATCGCCTAA
- a CDS encoding dihydrolipoyl dehydrogenase family protein, translating to MQIYDVIVIGGGPGGTTAARILAQAGKKIALIEDSHWGGTCLNAGCIPTKMLLGATAPQGLLHAQERVRIAKGSIQVDFTALQNRVTRFTKGTSQTLAKSLAALGIDLFEGRGVCTGQNEGQTQVQVTTAQGPVSLAGTKIILACGTASASFPGLVPDHQNVLDSTDLLRIAAIPESLIVVGAGAIGLEMADFFSAMGSTVTIVEAAPHIAPTEDADIAKEMLRALTKKGLVCHEGAKAKNLESVDGKARLELEDGTIITAAKALVAVGRKPKSAGLGVESAGGSLTPRGYVQVDAKLQSGPDLYAIGDINGLTLLAHAAEHQAAYVARHILGETQGDYEPGPVPSCVYGGTEIMRVGQTAGALLREGKTVEVSQAPLTANPIAQASGGTAGFVKVVWHEGRMVGIAAVGHGVSHLVTVAQLLIKDAYTESRLDEVMFAHPTLDEIIPAAIRAPKSSITGA from the coding sequence GTGCAGATATATGACGTCATTGTAATTGGAGGCGGCCCTGGTGGAACCACTGCGGCCCGCATCCTGGCTCAGGCTGGCAAAAAAATCGCGCTGATTGAGGACAGCCATTGGGGCGGCACCTGCCTTAACGCTGGCTGCATCCCCACAAAAATGCTGCTTGGCGCCACGGCCCCGCAAGGCCTTTTGCACGCCCAGGAGCGTGTGCGCATTGCCAAGGGCAGCATACAGGTAGACTTCACGGCCCTGCAAAACCGCGTCACGCGCTTTACCAAGGGAACAAGCCAGACTCTGGCAAAAAGTCTGGCCGCTCTTGGCATAGACCTTTTTGAAGGACGTGGCGTTTGCACCGGCCAGAATGAAGGACAGACGCAGGTACAGGTCACCACTGCCCAGGGCCCTGTCTCACTGGCGGGAACAAAGATAATCCTTGCCTGCGGGACAGCATCCGCGTCATTTCCTGGGCTTGTGCCTGATCACCAGAATGTGCTGGACAGCACCGATCTTTTGCGCATCGCCGCCATCCCCGAAAGTCTGATCGTGGTGGGCGCGGGCGCCATCGGCCTTGAAATGGCGGACTTTTTTTCAGCCATGGGCAGTACGGTGACCATAGTTGAAGCCGCACCACACATCGCGCCTACGGAAGACGCTGACATTGCAAAAGAAATGCTCCGCGCTCTGACCAAGAAGGGCCTTGTCTGTCATGAAGGCGCCAAGGCCAAAAACCTGGAATCTGTTGACGGCAAAGCGCGGCTTGAACTTGAAGACGGCACAATTATCACGGCAGCCAAGGCATTGGTGGCCGTGGGCCGCAAGCCCAAGAGCGCGGGCCTTGGTGTGGAGAGCGCTGGCGGCAGCCTTACGCCACGTGGATACGTACAGGTGGACGCCAAGCTGCAAAGCGGCCCCGACCTGTACGCCATAGGGGACATCAACGGCCTTACCCTTCTGGCCCATGCGGCGGAACATCAGGCCGCCTACGTGGCCAGGCATATCCTGGGCGAAACCCAGGGCGATTATGAGCCAGGGCCTGTTCCCTCCTGCGTTTACGGCGGCACGGAAATCATGCGAGTGGGCCAGACCGCAGGCGCGCTGCTCCGTGAAGGCAAAACAGTGGAAGTTTCCCAGGCTCCCCTGACGGCGAACCCCATTGCGCAGGCCAGCGGCGGAACCGCAGGCTTTGTCAAAGTGGTATGGCATGAGGGCCGCATGGTTGGCATCGCCGCTGTGGGGCACGGAGTGTCGCATCTGGTGACGGTGGCCCAGTTGCTCATAAAGGATGCGTATACAGAATCCAGGCTGGACGAAGTCATGTTCGCCCACCCCACTCTGGATGAAATTATCCCAGCGGCCATACGGGCGCCAAAATCTTCCATCACAGGCGCATAA
- the gcvH gene encoding glycine cleavage system protein GcvH — protein sequence MHFPDDRLYHADHLWAQKQDDGSWLIGITDYAQEQLGSVIFVDLPEKGASFEQGQSCASIESVKVTSDAIMPISGTVTEANSALADTPELLNDDAYGQGWLVRVTATPYDENACMSGSDYAAMVKA from the coding sequence ATGCACTTTCCTGACGACAGACTGTACCACGCTGACCATTTGTGGGCGCAAAAGCAGGATGACGGTTCCTGGCTCATCGGCATCACTGACTACGCCCAGGAACAGCTTGGCAGCGTCATATTTGTGGATCTGCCGGAAAAAGGAGCCAGTTTCGAGCAGGGGCAATCCTGCGCTTCCATCGAGTCCGTCAAAGTTACCAGCGATGCCATCATGCCGATTTCGGGCACCGTGACGGAAGCCAACAGCGCGCTTGCCGATACGCCGGAACTGCTGAATGACGATGCCTACGGTCAGGGCTGGCTGGTGCGCGTCACCGCGACCCCTTACGATGAAAACGCATGCATGAGCGGCAGCGACTACGCCGCCATGGTCAAGGCGTAA
- a CDS encoding (Fe-S)-binding protein, translating to MKRGCTQCGECLNVCPVYEIFKREEYAPKAKRLLMEPLDAEYGSGAEEALSWDTIRELSRLCAGCGRCQRACARKLSTADLLADARARNPHWSQALWELWIQRLGPLWPMAGKIAMLAPDGIIPGSLHSLLGTARALVDLPPCELWMLLQPQERVQGTPVILFSGCTANNVRPRWTEKAETLLRAWGYDVLDASGFTCCGGTLHHAGQYKAQKSARDQNVDVWRSLGRPLVASFCASCKHSLEQYAATLPEDEGREWKQKCQGLSALLTSPRVWATGHAPAVVAYHQPCHWNAADPDLPLLKPGLPGLKKGTGLCCGMGGILKMSNPGLSMDMARRCFEGFAPEARAVITGCSGCVMQLASAAPKGVEVRHWLDIVDAKSA from the coding sequence ATGAAAAGAGGCTGCACGCAATGTGGCGAATGCCTGAACGTTTGCCCGGTATATGAAATTTTCAAGCGTGAAGAATACGCGCCCAAGGCCAAGCGGCTGCTCATGGAGCCGCTGGACGCAGAATACGGCAGCGGGGCAGAAGAGGCTCTTTCGTGGGACACCATACGGGAACTGTCGCGCCTGTGTGCGGGCTGTGGCCGCTGCCAGCGTGCCTGCGCGCGCAAGCTTTCCACCGCCGACCTTCTGGCGGATGCGCGCGCGCGAAACCCCCACTGGTCGCAAGCTCTCTGGGAACTCTGGATACAAAGGCTCGGCCCTCTCTGGCCCATGGCTGGCAAGATCGCCATGCTTGCTCCTGATGGTATCATTCCCGGCAGTCTGCATTCCTTGCTGGGAACCGCCCGTGCGCTGGTCGACCTGCCGCCTTGCGAACTCTGGATGCTGCTGCAACCACAAGAGCGCGTTCAGGGGACGCCCGTAATTCTGTTCAGTGGGTGTACCGCCAACAACGTCCGGCCACGATGGACGGAAAAGGCGGAGACGCTGCTGCGGGCCTGGGGCTATGACGTTCTTGACGCTTCAGGCTTCACGTGTTGCGGCGGAACCCTGCACCATGCCGGACAGTACAAAGCGCAAAAAAGCGCACGCGACCAGAATGTGGACGTCTGGCGCTCGCTGGGTCGCCCGCTGGTGGCCAGCTTTTGCGCTTCGTGCAAGCACAGCCTTGAGCAATACGCCGCAACCTTGCCCGAAGATGAAGGCAGGGAGTGGAAGCAAAAATGCCAGGGGCTGTCCGCCCTGCTGACCAGTCCGCGCGTATGGGCCACAGGGCATGCCCCGGCGGTGGTGGCCTATCACCAGCCCTGCCACTGGAATGCGGCAGACCCTGACCTGCCCCTGCTCAAGCCCGGTCTGCCCGGACTCAAGAAGGGCACTGGCCTGTGCTGCGGCATGGGGGGCATCCTCAAGATGAGCAACCCCGGCCTTTCAATGGACATGGCCCGACGGTGCTTCGAGGGTTTTGCCCCTGAAGCGCGCGCGGTCATTACCGGATGCAGCGGCTGCGTCATGCAGCTTGCCTCCGCCGCTCCAAAAGGGGTGGAAGTGCGCCACTGGCTGGATATTGTGGATGCAAAAAGCGCGTGA
- a CDS encoding FAD-binding oxidoreductase, which yields MSGEYVATLTSGHKSFLVDLFGDGVAFDPEVLRVYASDASLKVGTVLAMVRPVSVAQVCEFMRWAEAENIAVHPRGRGTSLSGGCVPTVPGIVLSTLGMDRILDISAEDFVAVIEPGVNTARLQAECEKLGLFYPPDPASGKATSVGGNVATCAGGLRAVKYGVTRDYVIGVEVVLPGGKLLKFGGRSHKDVIGLDLGRLFVGSEGTLGIITKLVLKLIPRPEASASVLVGYPSLDAALASMSKVFAAGILPSAVEFMNETVLEILSRTGDAPWPDTVKSLLLFQVDGSKDTVPLENARLSRQLSDALWRMEGVGKEEEDALWACRRRVSAASYVLGPDRIGGDMAVPRGSILKAVRRFEEIAASNGKRLIAFGHAGDGNIHANLHYDASDPDDARRTEKTHHELDAAVLEFGGSLSGEHGAGFLKDVGRQIGKEEHALMRGVRRIFDPKGILNPGKGY from the coding sequence ATGTCTGGGGAATATGTCGCTACGCTCACTTCCGGGCACAAGAGCTTTCTTGTGGACCTGTTCGGGGACGGGGTCGCTTTTGATCCGGAAGTGCTGCGGGTTTACGCTTCTGACGCCAGCCTGAAGGTTGGCACTGTCCTGGCCATGGTGCGCCCTGTAAGCGTTGCGCAGGTGTGCGAGTTCATGCGCTGGGCCGAAGCAGAAAATATTGCGGTTCACCCTCGTGGTCGTGGAACCAGCCTGTCTGGCGGATGTGTGCCTACTGTGCCTGGAATTGTGCTTTCCACACTTGGCATGGACAGGATTCTGGACATTTCCGCAGAAGATTTTGTGGCCGTCATTGAGCCTGGCGTCAATACGGCCCGGCTTCAGGCAGAATGCGAAAAGCTGGGGCTGTTTTACCCACCGGACCCCGCCAGCGGCAAGGCCACCAGTGTGGGCGGCAATGTGGCGACCTGCGCGGGCGGTCTGCGCGCCGTGAAATACGGCGTCACCAGGGACTACGTGATCGGCGTTGAAGTCGTGCTGCCGGGGGGCAAACTGCTCAAGTTCGGCGGGCGTTCGCACAAGGATGTCATCGGACTTGATCTGGGCCGCCTGTTCGTGGGCAGTGAAGGAACGCTTGGCATAATCACCAAGCTTGTTCTCAAGCTCATTCCCAGGCCCGAGGCATCGGCATCCGTGCTTGTGGGTTATCCCTCGCTGGATGCGGCCCTTGCCTCCATGAGCAAGGTGTTTGCCGCCGGTATTTTGCCCAGCGCCGTTGAATTCATGAATGAGACGGTGCTGGAAATTTTAAGCAGAACCGGCGACGCGCCCTGGCCAGATACGGTCAAATCCCTGCTGCTTTTTCAGGTTGATGGAAGCAAGGATACTGTTCCGCTGGAAAATGCCCGCCTTTCGCGGCAGTTGAGCGACGCGCTGTGGCGCATGGAAGGTGTGGGCAAGGAAGAGGAGGATGCCCTATGGGCCTGCCGCCGCAGGGTGTCGGCAGCGTCCTATGTGCTGGGGCCGGATCGCATCGGCGGCGACATGGCTGTGCCCCGTGGGTCTATCCTCAAGGCCGTGCGTCGCTTTGAAGAAATCGCGGCTTCCAACGGAAAGCGGCTCATTGCCTTTGGCCATGCGGGCGACGGCAATATCCATGCGAATCTGCACTATGACGCCTCCGACCCTGACGATGCCCGTCGCACGGAAAAAACCCATCACGAACTGGACGCGGCCGTCCTTGAGTTCGGCGGCAGCCTTTCCGGCGAGCACGGTGCGGGATTTCTCAAAGATGTGGGCAGGCAGATAGGCAAGGAGGAACACGCCCTGATGCGCGGCGTCCGCCGGATTTTTGATCCCAAGGGGATACTCAACCCCGGCAAGGGCTATTAA
- a CDS encoding DJ-1/PfpI family protein, which translates to MIMKKILVLAGDYVEDYEVMVPFQMLLMLGYDVHAVCPGKKPGDVVRTAIHDFEGDQTYSEKRGHNFSINHDFDKVNTADYVGLVIPGGRAPEYLRLNPRILEIVREFDAAKKPIAAVCHGPQILVSAGVLKNRTCTAYPAVKPDVVDAGAMWGELNETLTNAVVDGHIVTAPAWPAHPAWIAAFAKLLGAKISI; encoded by the coding sequence ATGATTATGAAAAAAATTCTGGTACTGGCCGGTGATTATGTGGAAGACTACGAAGTGATGGTGCCTTTCCAGATGCTGCTCATGCTGGGGTATGACGTGCATGCCGTCTGCCCCGGCAAAAAACCCGGTGATGTTGTGCGAACCGCCATACATGACTTTGAGGGCGACCAGACATATTCTGAAAAGCGCGGCCATAATTTTTCCATCAATCATGACTTTGACAAGGTGAATACCGCCGACTACGTGGGGCTGGTCATTCCCGGCGGGCGCGCGCCCGAATATCTGCGTCTGAATCCGCGCATTCTTGAAATTGTGCGCGAGTTTGACGCCGCCAAAAAGCCCATTGCAGCAGTGTGCCACGGCCCGCAGATACTGGTTTCTGCCGGGGTGTTGAAAAACCGTACCTGCACGGCATACCCCGCCGTGAAGCCCGATGTGGTGGATGCTGGAGCCATGTGGGGCGAGCTTAATGAAACCCTCACCAATGCGGTTGTGGATGGCCATATTGTTACCGCTCCGGCCTGGCCCGCCCATCCCGCCTGGATTGCGGCCTTTGCCAAGCTGCTTGGTGCAAAGATCAGCATCTAA
- a CDS encoding zinc ribbon domain-containing protein, with protein MPMFDFTCTGCGTVFEELVFGDEAPACPKCGAATQRQMSVPSPLKTGAFPFKPGPVRPMSKTKPPCAAGGCPSGGCGTNSGAGGGLS; from the coding sequence ATGCCCATGTTTGACTTTACCTGCACTGGTTGCGGCACTGTCTTTGAAGAGCTGGTCTTTGGCGATGAAGCCCCGGCCTGCCCCAAGTGCGGTGCAGCTACCCAAAGGCAGATGAGCGTTCCTAGCCCGCTCAAGACGGGCGCTTTTCCCTTCAAGCCCGGCCCGGTGCGCCCCATGAGCAAGACCAAACCTCCATGCGCCGCTGGCGGCTGCCCTTCCGGCGGCTGCGGAACAAACAGCGGAGCGGGCGGCGGCCTTTCCTGA
- a CDS encoding YicC/YloC family endoribonuclease, producing MLRSMTGFGRCLVENTHTIQQWEIKSVNSRHLDLKWRLPLAVRSLEPRLEKVVRRFASRGRVDISLILQYAPGDAPAMRFDASQANAILDSLQALAQARNENFTPDYNALMQISSLWGDNGEEMDEELTTSLEEGLALALEDWNEARATEGRALATDMHSRILRMEEWTGLIAERAPAIKEERAAILHERLGEALAQHGQELEENRFLQEIVVLADRLDVSEELTRLTTHLERLHDLLQSAGDAGRRLDFTLQECFREINTCGNKLPDVQLSRLVVDFKNELEKCREQVQNLE from the coding sequence ATGCTACGCAGCATGACCGGCTTTGGCCGCTGCCTTGTTGAAAATACCCACACCATCCAGCAATGGGAAATCAAAAGCGTCAACAGCCGCCATCTTGATCTCAAGTGGCGTCTTCCCCTTGCTGTGCGCAGTCTTGAACCACGCCTTGAAAAGGTCGTCCGGCGCTTTGCCTCGCGCGGTCGGGTGGACATCAGCCTCATACTGCAGTACGCCCCCGGCGATGCCCCTGCCATGCGCTTTGACGCCAGCCAGGCCAACGCCATTCTGGACAGCCTGCAGGCCCTTGCCCAGGCCCGGAACGAAAATTTTACGCCTGACTACAACGCCCTTATGCAGATATCTTCTCTGTGGGGTGACAACGGCGAAGAAATGGATGAAGAGCTGACCACCAGCCTTGAAGAAGGCCTGGCGCTCGCCCTGGAAGACTGGAACGAGGCCCGCGCCACTGAAGGGCGCGCCCTGGCCACAGACATGCATTCGCGTATTCTGCGCATGGAAGAATGGACAGGTCTTATTGCTGAACGCGCCCCGGCCATCAAGGAAGAACGCGCCGCCATCCTGCACGAGCGCCTCGGCGAGGCTCTGGCCCAACACGGCCAGGAACTCGAAGAAAACCGCTTTCTGCAAGAAATTGTGGTTCTTGCCGACCGTCTGGATGTAAGTGAAGAGCTGACACGCCTTACAACCCACCTGGAACGCCTGCACGATCTTTTGCAGTCTGCCGGCGACGCGGGGCGACGCCTGGACTTTACGCTCCAGGAATGCTTCCGCGAAATAAACACCTGCGGCAACAAATTGCCGGACGTGCAGCTTTCGCGCCTTGTGGTGGACTTTAAAAATGAGTTGGAAAAATGCCGCGAGCAGGTTCAAAACCTGGAATAA
- a CDS encoding DUF370 domain-containing protein, which yields MSRERLINIGFGNYVLAGRVVSIVSPASSPMKRLREDARTQGRLIDATQGRKTRSILVTDSNHVILSSIQPETISQRFAQEEGI from the coding sequence ATGTCTCGTGAACGGTTAATCAATATTGGCTTTGGCAACTACGTTCTGGCTGGCCGGGTTGTGAGCATTGTCAGCCCGGCGTCTTCGCCCATGAAGCGCTTGCGTGAAGACGCACGAACTCAGGGGCGTCTTATTGACGCAACGCAAGGGCGCAAAACACGCTCAATCCTGGTGACGGATTCCAATCACGTCATTCTGTCGTCCATACAGCCTGAAACCATCAGTCAACGTTTTGCGCAAGAGGAAGGGATCTGA
- the gmk gene encoding guanylate kinase produces the protein MPRKGIALVISAPSGAGKTTLVQRLMQEFPQFGYSVSCTTRQPRQGEVDGKDYIFLSREEFEQRRAQGYFAEWAEVHGNLYGTPLAPVKSSLQNGQDVLFDIDVQGAAQMKLSLAEAVFVFILPPSMEELERRLRSRGLDDEATIERRLTNARQEIRESRWYDALVVNDELDAAYDALRAVFVAAGLAPCRNPDLPDYLLTH, from the coding sequence ATGCCCCGAAAAGGCATTGCACTGGTTATAAGCGCGCCCTCAGGGGCCGGAAAGACGACATTGGTCCAACGCCTCATGCAGGAATTTCCCCAATTCGGCTATTCAGTTTCGTGCACCACCCGTCAACCGCGACAGGGTGAAGTGGATGGCAAGGACTATATCTTTCTCAGCCGTGAAGAATTCGAGCAACGCCGCGCACAGGGTTATTTTGCCGAATGGGCCGAGGTGCATGGCAACCTTTACGGCACGCCCCTTGCGCCAGTGAAAAGCAGCCTGCAAAACGGGCAGGACGTGCTTTTTGACATTGACGTGCAGGGCGCGGCCCAGATGAAACTCTCCCTGGCCGAAGCGGTTTTCGTGTTCATCCTCCCCCCCAGCATGGAAGAGCTGGAGCGACGCCTGCGCAGCCGGGGGCTGGATGACGAGGCCACCATCGAACGGCGCCTGACCAATGCACGGCAAGAAATTCGTGAATCCCGCTGGTATGATGCCCTGGTGGTCAACGACGAACTGGACGCGGCATACGACGCCCTGCGCGCCGTCTTTGTGGCCGCTGGCCTTGCTCCGTGCCGCAATCCCGACCTGCCGGACTACCTGCTGACCCACTGA
- the pyrF gene encoding orotidine-5'-phosphate decarboxylase: MTNTLSSPQLVVALDVPSRADALTMARKLKGTAPWCKVGMEMFTHAGPAFLEELVGMGYKVFLDLKFYDIPNTVGQAVKSAAGVGVDMLTLHCQGGERMCRTACEAVASLNGKKPLLFGVTVLTSFAQGEMPGIRENTSDFALALARGAQNWGLDGVVCSGHEVAGIKAACPGFSCLCPGIRPSGSVADDQRRTMTPAQAVAAGADYLVVGRPIIAASDPRAAAEQILADMASAT; the protein is encoded by the coding sequence ATGACAAACACACTTTCCAGTCCGCAACTGGTGGTAGCCCTGGACGTGCCCAGCAGGGCCGATGCCCTGACCATGGCCCGTAAGCTCAAGGGCACCGCGCCCTGGTGCAAGGTAGGCATGGAGATGTTCACTCATGCCGGCCCTGCCTTTCTGGAGGAACTGGTCGGCATGGGCTACAAGGTCTTTCTGGACCTTAAATTTTATGACATCCCCAACACTGTGGGCCAGGCTGTCAAATCCGCCGCTGGCGTGGGCGTGGACATGCTCACCCTGCACTGTCAGGGCGGCGAACGCATGTGCCGCACTGCCTGTGAAGCCGTCGCCAGCTTAAACGGAAAAAAGCCCCTGCTCTTTGGCGTCACGGTGCTGACAAGCTTTGCTCAGGGTGAAATGCCGGGCATACGTGAAAACACGTCCGACTTCGCCCTTGCTCTTGCCAGGGGCGCACAGAATTGGGGGCTGGACGGCGTGGTCTGCTCCGGGCACGAAGTTGCCGGCATCAAGGCAGCCTGCCCCGGCTTCAGCTGCCTGTGCCCCGGCATCCGCCCGTCCGGCTCTGTGGCGGACGATCAGCGCCGCACAATGACTCCGGCCCAGGCCGTGGCGGCAGGGGCGGACTATCTGGTGGTGGGCAGGCCCATCATCGCCGCTTCAGACCCGCGAGCGGCAGCGGAACAGATTCTGGCAGACATGGCGTCTGCCACATAG